In a single window of the Terriglobus roseus genome:
- a CDS encoding efflux RND transporter periplasmic adaptor subunit, with protein sequence MIIQRSFSGSVVAFLSLVFLATTACKSKEEEAASSVVTVQASHPTVGPISEEIAADAILAPLSQAAIAPRISAPILREYVQRGQRVKQGQLLIALDDRDLRGAAADSRGTVTTANAALTTAVNASIPEDVKKAETDVAQARAARDVAVRTADERKKLFQEGALSGRDADTAYAAAVQAQSTYDVATKHLEGVMSTTRATSKQTAEGQLTSAKGKLMSAEAQVSYAQLRSPINGVVTDRPLFPGETAQSGATIITVMDTSSLLAKLHLAQPSAQKLHVGDKAEIKIPGVDDPLEGTVSFLSPALDAGSTTVEVWVKLSNPSGIFKVGTPVHTTLSGTTVSNAMQVPSAAIVPSADGSTAVVVIGADGSSHKRTVKVGIRTPETVQIVSGLAPTDNVITEGGYGLDDGTKVKIGKPGADVDEDDKPAAGRAAEDKG encoded by the coding sequence ATGATAATTCAACGCAGCTTCAGCGGCAGCGTTGTTGCTTTCCTCTCACTCGTGTTCCTTGCAACGACCGCTTGCAAGAGCAAAGAGGAAGAAGCAGCATCTTCCGTCGTCACGGTACAAGCGTCTCACCCAACTGTCGGCCCCATCTCGGAAGAGATCGCTGCCGACGCGATTCTTGCACCGCTCTCTCAAGCAGCCATCGCGCCACGCATCAGCGCCCCTATCCTGCGTGAGTATGTGCAACGCGGTCAGCGTGTGAAGCAGGGACAACTACTCATCGCACTGGATGATCGCGATCTGCGCGGCGCCGCCGCTGACAGTCGAGGCACCGTCACGACGGCGAATGCTGCGCTGACCACCGCCGTGAATGCTTCCATACCGGAAGACGTGAAGAAGGCGGAGACCGATGTCGCGCAGGCACGTGCCGCGCGCGATGTCGCCGTGCGCACGGCGGACGAACGCAAAAAACTTTTCCAGGAGGGAGCGTTGTCGGGCCGCGACGCGGACACCGCCTACGCCGCTGCCGTCCAGGCGCAATCGACCTATGATGTCGCCACTAAGCATCTGGAAGGCGTGATGTCGACGACTCGCGCCACTTCGAAACAGACCGCAGAAGGCCAACTAACATCAGCCAAGGGCAAGCTCATGAGCGCCGAGGCGCAGGTGAGCTATGCACAACTGCGGAGCCCCATCAATGGCGTTGTGACGGACCGTCCGCTGTTTCCCGGCGAGACCGCTCAGTCTGGTGCGACCATCATCACGGTAATGGATACTTCATCGCTGCTCGCAAAGCTGCACCTCGCGCAGCCGAGCGCTCAGAAGTTGCACGTCGGCGACAAAGCCGAGATCAAGATTCCAGGTGTTGATGATCCACTCGAGGGCACTGTCTCATTCCTGAGTCCAGCGCTCGATGCAGGCTCGACGACGGTCGAAGTATGGGTCAAGCTGAGCAATCCCAGCGGGATCTTCAAAGTGGGGACACCGGTCCACACAACGTTGAGCGGTACCACAGTGAGCAACGCAATGCAGGTTCCATCCGCTGCGATCGTACCTTCAGCGGATGGCAGCACTGCAGTCGTCGTCATCGGTGCGGACGGTTCCTCGCACAAGCGCACGGTGAAGGTCGGCATCCGCACCCCGGAGACCGTACAGATCGTCTCAGGCCTCGCGCCCACGGACAATGTCATCACAGAGGGGGGCTATGGCCTGGACGATGGCACAAAGGTAAAGATTGGCAAACCCGGCGCGGACGTAGACGAAGATGACAAGCCTGCGGCGGGCAGGGCAGCCGAGGACAAGGGCTGA
- a CDS encoding TolC family protein has translation MRIGLFWWLTMCAMSASCQAVSSGAPAAQGAALSLEQAISMVQANEPQYAAAVAERGALALERTNAKTALLPTVTYHNQAVYTQPNGVAASRIGQVSGDASPIFIANNAIREYASQGVVDEKIGLGQIAAIRSATAGALRAEAEAELARRGLVVTVTNLFFGSQGAAQKTTVATEALNEANHFLDITQKREQAREVAHADVLKAQLQQQQRERELGDAKLAATKARLELGVLLYADPSTPYSLDIPTMPPPLPDRAGIDGLAKQNNPEIRSALAGLQVAQADTFTAKAALAPDLVLNYTYGIDATNFGVNGPDGIHNLGYAMSATLDIPVWDWLATERRIKASRLRADAAKVVLTAAQRRLLANLEEFYAEANLAAQQLRSLDASVITARESLRLTNLRYVDGESTALEVVDAQAAVITAENAQVDGQLRYQLARAQLQTLTGRLP, from the coding sequence ATGCGGATCGGACTTTTCTGGTGGCTGACCATGTGCGCCATGAGTGCCTCTTGCCAGGCGGTCTCATCCGGTGCGCCGGCGGCGCAGGGAGCTGCACTATCTCTGGAACAGGCCATCAGCATGGTGCAGGCGAACGAGCCGCAGTATGCTGCGGCTGTTGCGGAACGAGGCGCGCTGGCACTTGAGCGGACCAATGCGAAGACCGCATTGTTGCCGACCGTCACCTATCACAACCAGGCCGTTTACACGCAGCCCAATGGCGTCGCCGCAAGCCGCATTGGACAAGTATCCGGCGATGCATCACCGATCTTTATCGCGAACAACGCCATCCGCGAGTATGCCAGCCAGGGCGTGGTGGATGAGAAGATTGGTTTAGGCCAGATCGCGGCAATCCGCTCTGCCACGGCCGGCGCGCTGCGGGCAGAGGCGGAAGCCGAACTTGCCCGGCGCGGCCTCGTTGTCACGGTGACAAACCTCTTCTTCGGCTCGCAAGGCGCTGCTCAGAAAACGACGGTCGCTACTGAGGCCTTGAACGAGGCCAACCACTTTCTGGACATCACGCAGAAGCGCGAGCAGGCTCGCGAAGTGGCTCACGCGGACGTTCTAAAGGCTCAGCTTCAGCAACAACAGCGTGAGCGCGAACTGGGCGACGCCAAACTCGCTGCCACCAAGGCGCGGCTCGAACTGGGTGTGCTGCTATACGCCGACCCTTCCACGCCCTACTCCCTCGACATCCCGACCATGCCGCCGCCCTTGCCCGACCGTGCGGGTATCGATGGTCTGGCGAAGCAGAACAATCCAGAGATCCGCAGCGCGCTCGCAGGTCTGCAGGTTGCACAGGCGGATACCTTCACGGCGAAAGCCGCGCTCGCTCCGGATCTTGTACTGAACTACACCTACGGTATCGATGCGACGAACTTCGGCGTCAATGGTCCCGATGGCATTCACAACCTCGGATATGCGATGAGCGCGACGCTCGACATCCCTGTGTGGGATTGGCTCGCAACCGAGCGAAGGATCAAGGCAAGCAGGTTACGTGCAGATGCTGCAAAGGTTGTCCTGACAGCAGCGCAGCGGCGGTTGCTGGCGAACCTGGAAGAGTTCTATGCCGAAGCCAATCTAGCCGCGCAACAACTTCGCTCGCTTGACGCCAGTGTCATCACAGCGCGGGAGAGCCTCCGTCTTACCAATCTTCGCTACGTCGATGGAGAGAGCACTGCGCTTGAAGTCGTCGATGCGCAGGCGGCTGTCATCACCGCCGAGAACGCGCAGGTTGACGGGCAACTTCGCTATCAGCTTGCGCGTGCGCAACTGCAGACCCTAACGGGAAGGCTCCCATGA
- a CDS encoding outer membrane beta-barrel protein: protein MKRLIQRTRRRSAAALLTVAAIAFNVSVLAAQNVPDAPAAAVPPGGDLRPGFVGRWIDFYRADWKGAATSGPAAPRRGVPSPLNSPPFPSADWSYGGSPTIGESDGNVYPLQTAINGATGRTKVYGWIEPTANVSTSRDRNYPETNDIYSNRVELGQAVLYVERLPDSVQRDHIDWGFHITGFFGTDYRSTTNKGYFSQQLLDKNRQYGFDPVLEYVDVYFPHVAHGMNVRAGRYISIPGIEAQLTPNNYMFSHSLLYAVDPFTDTGILATIQLNDRWTVQAGLSASHDVAPWTPDAKPAFTGCVSYTTTSVKDNFYVCANGINDGKYAFNNLQMYDATWYHKFGSTWHMAAEIYSMSQRDVPSVTGTLVPEKGTNGAHCRPRVQTCFAPEWAAVHYLNKQLSAHDFVSLRTDFLNDKKGQRTGYATRYSEETLMLSHWVGTTVQIRPEIRFDHAWDRRSYDNGTRANQFTAATDLIFHF from the coding sequence ATGAAGAGATTGATCCAGCGCACGCGCCGCCGCTCAGCAGCCGCACTCCTGACGGTGGCGGCGATCGCGTTCAACGTATCCGTCCTCGCGGCGCAGAACGTCCCGGACGCACCTGCAGCTGCTGTTCCCCCAGGAGGAGACCTAAGACCCGGCTTCGTTGGTCGCTGGATCGACTTTTATCGTGCGGACTGGAAGGGCGCCGCGACCAGCGGTCCGGCCGCTCCGCGCCGCGGCGTTCCATCCCCCCTGAACTCGCCACCGTTTCCAAGTGCTGACTGGTCTTACGGGGGATCACCCACGATTGGTGAGTCGGATGGCAACGTCTATCCGCTCCAGACAGCGATCAATGGAGCGACAGGGCGAACCAAGGTCTATGGATGGATTGAGCCAACGGCAAACGTGTCGACATCGCGCGATCGAAACTATCCAGAGACGAATGACATCTATTCCAATCGCGTCGAACTCGGGCAGGCCGTACTTTACGTCGAGCGGCTACCCGACTCTGTGCAGCGGGATCATATCGACTGGGGTTTCCACATCACGGGCTTCTTCGGAACGGACTACCGATCCACCACGAACAAGGGATACTTCAGTCAGCAATTGCTGGACAAAAATCGTCAGTACGGCTTTGATCCTGTACTGGAGTATGTCGACGTTTATTTCCCGCATGTCGCCCACGGCATGAATGTGCGAGCCGGTCGCTATATCTCCATCCCCGGTATTGAAGCGCAACTCACACCCAATAACTACATGTTCAGCCACTCACTGCTCTATGCTGTAGACCCATTCACCGACACGGGAATACTTGCCACCATTCAGTTGAATGATCGGTGGACGGTGCAGGCGGGGCTGTCTGCCAGTCATGACGTGGCCCCGTGGACACCGGATGCGAAGCCAGCGTTTACCGGGTGCGTCAGTTACACAACGACCAGTGTGAAGGACAACTTTTACGTCTGCGCCAACGGCATCAATGACGGCAAGTATGCCTTCAATAATCTTCAGATGTACGACGCAACCTGGTACCACAAGTTCGGCAGCACCTGGCACATGGCCGCGGAGATCTACTCCATGTCGCAGAGGGACGTGCCCAGCGTGACAGGCACGCTGGTCCCGGAAAAGGGAACCAACGGCGCCCATTGCAGGCCAAGAGTGCAGACGTGCTTCGCGCCGGAATGGGCTGCGGTGCACTATCTGAACAAACAGCTCTCGGCTCACGACTTCGTCTCGTTGCGGACGGATTTTCTAAATGACAAGAAGGGTCAGCGCACTGGGTATGCGACACGTTATAGCGAAGAGACACTGATGCTAAGCCATTGGGTTGGAACGACAGTCCAAATCCGTCCAGAGATTCGTTTCGATCATGCGTGGGATCGTCGTTCGTACGACAACGGCACGCGGGCCAACCAGTTCACTGCCGCCACGGATTTGATCTTCCACTTTTGA
- the lysC gene encoding lysine-sensitive aspartokinase 3 produces MVEGSSAGDQRKPKSSGAPIVVMKFGGTSVQDAAAIHRTISIVKGRRDRGLRPVVVVSAMAKVTDQLLLAAEAAAVNDTQQAMEISRSLRERHLGTAADLVGRNIQAVAKVIHENFDKLEDILRGVAAVGELTKRTIDLISSYGERLSSRIVADAFEHRGIRSAHVDARTCIITNSHHGRAVPQTELIGARLHEHVLPLLEVSAIPILGGFIGSAANGITTTLGRGGSDFTAALVGSGLNAGAIEIWTDVNGIMTTDPRICPDALRVRALSFEEAAELAYFGAKVLHPSTILPAVKKDIPVWVLNSHNPLNEGTKITAFAPRSSSPLKSISAKKHLTIIHIVSSRMLMSHKFLRASFEVFDRYACAVNMVSTSEVSISVSIDATDELPGIIADLSQIATVRTEERKALICLVGENIQGHKGLSERVFSAVREINLDMISQGANGINMSFMIDGTAVEGAVRSLHREFFADPDPAIFDLANTGKAVASAVLSKPRIADPSGVAKPAFAGVP; encoded by the coding sequence ATGGTCGAAGGATCAAGCGCAGGTGACCAAAGGAAGCCCAAGAGTTCCGGGGCACCGATTGTAGTCATGAAATTCGGAGGCACTTCCGTCCAGGACGCGGCTGCTATCCATAGAACGATTTCCATTGTGAAGGGAAGGCGGGATCGAGGGCTTCGGCCTGTGGTCGTAGTCTCTGCCATGGCGAAGGTGACAGACCAATTGCTTCTGGCGGCCGAGGCCGCAGCGGTAAACGATACTCAGCAGGCGATGGAAATTTCGCGGTCTCTTCGTGAACGCCATTTGGGTACGGCTGCGGATCTCGTTGGCAGGAATATCCAAGCTGTTGCGAAGGTCATCCATGAGAATTTCGACAAGCTGGAAGACATTCTCCGTGGCGTGGCTGCCGTAGGAGAACTCACCAAGCGCACCATAGACCTCATCAGCAGTTACGGGGAGCGCCTCTCAAGCAGGATTGTTGCGGACGCCTTTGAGCATCGCGGCATCCGCAGCGCACATGTTGATGCGCGCACCTGCATTATCACGAACAGCCATCACGGCAGGGCCGTGCCGCAGACGGAACTCATCGGCGCAAGGCTTCATGAGCATGTTCTGCCTCTGTTGGAGGTCAGCGCGATCCCGATCCTGGGCGGCTTCATCGGATCCGCCGCGAATGGCATTACGACAACGCTTGGCCGGGGCGGAAGCGATTTCACTGCGGCGCTTGTCGGCAGTGGTTTGAACGCGGGTGCAATCGAAATATGGACCGACGTGAATGGCATCATGACGACGGATCCGCGGATCTGTCCGGATGCACTTCGCGTCAGAGCTCTCAGCTTTGAAGAGGCTGCCGAACTTGCCTACTTTGGCGCAAAGGTACTGCATCCTTCTACGATCCTCCCCGCAGTCAAGAAGGACATTCCCGTGTGGGTCCTGAACTCGCACAACCCCTTGAACGAGGGCACGAAGATCACGGCCTTCGCACCCCGCAGTAGTAGCCCGCTGAAGAGTATCTCGGCCAAGAAGCACCTGACCATCATTCATATCGTCTCTTCACGCATGTTGATGTCGCACAAGTTTCTCCGGGCATCCTTCGAGGTGTTTGACCGCTATGCCTGCGCGGTCAACATGGTTTCCACGAGTGAAGTCAGCATCTCCGTCAGCATCGACGCCACGGACGAACTGCCGGGTATCATTGCCGACCTGTCCCAGATTGCCACGGTGCGAACCGAAGAGAGGAAAGCGCTGATCTGTCTTGTGGGTGAGAATATCCAGGGACACAAGGGGCTTTCAGAGCGGGTCTTTTCCGCTGTTCGTGAGATTAACCTGGACATGATCTCGCAGGGTGCGAATGGCATCAACATGAGTTTCATGATTGACGGCACGGCCGTGGAGGGTGCGGTCCGCTCCCTGCATAGAGAGTTCTTCGCCGATCCTGACCCGGCGATCTTCGATCTCGCGAATACAGGAAAGGCAGTTGCTTCCGCCGTTCTCTCGAAACCGCGGATCGCAGACCCCTCCGGTGTTGCAAAACCTGCATTTGCCGGTGTTCCGTAG
- a CDS encoding sensor histidine kinase, producing MNSRRFLMIIRWIVSFAALAGIVLVYSRWLHVNQTTVALTLVLLILGLAANFSLRYAVAVSLAATAAYNYYFLPPIGSITIADAQNWLALLAFLSTSVIGSRLSQRARDEADQANARQREVELSFQLGRELLQLDDVANLVSSLPMLIARVTRANSVVLFLLDGDRFFEHGLHVFSGFEVPHLRQLALTMTNVEVSEQGEARVPLKVGVMPRGLVSIQGVKLSRESLETIGGLVSISLDRAQALENVAKGEANRQSERLRTLIIDSITHELRTPLTSIKGAASALLANTDTPAEARTELLQIINEESDRLNLLVSQATEMAQLDAQQVHMTFQQVSVQEILEAGGPTCLVDPSKHPLTISSAPDLPQVTADPEFVQKVLCNLIENAEKYSPEGAPIFVSARLTGPFVEVSVADRGAGIDSSEVALIFDRFYRGRSHGDRVAGTGMGLAISKAIISAHGGTLSVTSQLGQGSVFTFTLPIAKL from the coding sequence ATGAACTCGCGCCGCTTTCTTATGATCATTCGTTGGATCGTTTCCTTCGCGGCTCTGGCCGGAATTGTACTCGTGTACAGTCGCTGGCTCCACGTGAATCAGACCACGGTCGCGTTGACACTGGTTCTGTTGATCCTCGGATTGGCGGCTAACTTCAGCCTGCGGTATGCCGTTGCAGTCTCACTGGCTGCGACGGCAGCTTATAACTATTACTTCCTGCCGCCCATTGGAAGTATCACCATAGCCGACGCGCAAAACTGGCTTGCACTGCTCGCTTTCCTTTCCACATCCGTCATCGGCAGCAGGCTTTCGCAGCGTGCCCGCGATGAAGCGGACCAGGCGAATGCGCGACAGAGGGAAGTGGAGCTCTCTTTTCAACTGGGCCGTGAGCTGCTGCAACTTGACGACGTGGCCAATCTCGTCAGCTCCCTCCCGATGTTGATTGCGCGTGTTACCCGCGCCAACTCCGTCGTGCTCTTCCTGCTGGACGGCGATCGGTTCTTCGAACACGGTTTGCATGTCTTTTCGGGATTCGAGGTCCCTCACCTTCGACAGTTGGCGCTCACCATGACCAACGTCGAGGTCTCGGAGCAAGGTGAAGCACGCGTGCCGTTAAAAGTCGGCGTGATGCCCAGGGGGCTTGTCAGTATCCAGGGTGTGAAACTCTCCCGGGAGAGCCTTGAGACCATTGGTGGCCTCGTTTCGATCTCGCTCGACCGGGCACAGGCCCTAGAGAACGTCGCGAAGGGTGAGGCAAATCGTCAGAGTGAGCGGCTTCGTACGCTCATCATTGACTCCATTACGCACGAGCTGCGGACCCCTTTGACATCCATCAAGGGCGCAGCAAGCGCGTTGCTTGCGAATACCGACACGCCCGCGGAGGCCAGGACAGAGCTATTGCAGATCATCAACGAGGAGAGTGACCGGCTGAATCTGCTGGTCTCTCAGGCGACTGAGATGGCTCAGCTCGATGCACAGCAGGTTCACATGACCTTTCAGCAGGTCAGCGTGCAGGAAATTCTGGAGGCAGGTGGTCCGACGTGCCTGGTAGACCCATCGAAACATCCCCTGACAATCTCAAGCGCGCCCGACTTGCCACAAGTCACGGCTGATCCCGAGTTCGTTCAAAAAGTGCTTTGCAACTTGATTGAGAACGCTGAAAAGTATTCGCCGGAGGGTGCACCGATCTTCGTTTCAGCGCGGCTCACGGGTCCCTTTGTTGAAGTAAGTGTTGCCGACCGTGGTGCCGGGATCGACTCGAGCGAAGTCGCGCTGATCTTTGATCGCTTCTATCGCGGACGCAGCCACGGCGACCGCGTGGCTGGCACCGGCATGGGGCTGGCGATCAGCAAGGCGATCATCAGTGCGCACGGCGGGACGCTTTCGGTGACCAGTCAGCTGGGACAAGGTTCGGTCTTCACCTTCACGCTTCCGATTGCGAAGCTGTAG
- a CDS encoding universal stress protein, which yields MVEAERKTPEDWLASSDQDKQTGRLKIFLGYAPGVGKTFSMLSEGIRRRSRGEDVVIGVVESHGRRGTAELSTKLEAVPPRELNYRGTVFREMDVDAILARAPQVVLVDELAHTNVEGSRFGKRYEDVLLLLEHNIDVLSTINIQHIESLTPRVQSLTGITVREQVPDWVLDRADEIVISDLTPEALATRMRRGDVYPMERVERALANFFRKGNLIALREMALQKVTRAVDRNLDAYVRRKRLGAHWSVSERVAVCISSNPQSRDLIARGARLAEGLGGELYVLHVAADRDTEGQRKQTLDAHIQFAQNLGAHIVQLAGSSVAMATAAYVKEHRITQAIFGRSALRGFRKYLYYLAIGKFMSEAPHVDLHIITQDAE from the coding sequence ATGGTTGAAGCGGAGCGGAAAACACCGGAAGACTGGCTCGCTTCCAGCGACCAGGACAAACAGACCGGCCGCCTCAAGATTTTTCTTGGGTACGCACCAGGCGTGGGCAAAACGTTCAGCATGCTGAGCGAAGGTATCCGCCGGCGGAGTCGCGGCGAGGATGTCGTCATTGGCGTCGTTGAGAGTCATGGCCGACGAGGCACTGCGGAACTCAGCACCAAGCTGGAAGCAGTTCCGCCAAGGGAACTCAACTACAGAGGAACCGTCTTCCGTGAAATGGATGTCGATGCCATACTTGCCCGCGCTCCGCAGGTGGTGCTGGTGGACGAACTCGCTCACACCAACGTTGAAGGCAGCCGCTTCGGCAAGCGGTATGAGGATGTACTCCTGCTGCTGGAGCACAACATCGATGTCCTTTCCACCATCAACATCCAGCACATCGAGAGCTTGACACCACGCGTCCAGTCACTTACCGGCATCACCGTTCGGGAACAGGTACCGGACTGGGTACTGGACCGAGCGGACGAAATCGTCATCAGCGATTTGACGCCTGAGGCGCTCGCGACCCGTATGCGCCGTGGCGATGTCTATCCCATGGAACGCGTCGAGCGAGCGCTTGCAAATTTCTTTCGCAAGGGGAACCTGATCGCACTGCGTGAGATGGCTCTCCAAAAAGTGACCAGGGCAGTTGATCGTAATCTGGATGCGTACGTCCGTCGCAAGCGCCTTGGCGCGCACTGGTCAGTCTCGGAGCGTGTTGCCGTATGTATCAGCTCCAACCCGCAGTCGCGGGATCTGATTGCCCGTGGCGCACGCCTTGCGGAGGGGCTTGGAGGTGAGCTGTATGTACTGCATGTTGCAGCCGATCGCGATACCGAGGGACAGCGAAAGCAGACACTCGATGCCCACATTCAGTTCGCACAGAATCTTGGAGCGCACATCGTGCAGTTAGCCGGCAGTAGTGTTGCAATGGCCACGGCCGCTTATGTCAAGGAACATCGCATCACACAGGCAATCTTCGGCCGATCCGCGCTGCGTGGCTTCCGTAAATATCTGTACTATCTTGCGATTGGAAAGTTCATGTCAGAAGCGCCGCACGTCGATCTACATATCATCACGCAGGATGCCGAATGA
- a CDS encoding response regulator transcription factor — MSRILIVDDEPQILRMLRASLTVNGYEVVSAKNGLEGFTAFEQLQPDLIITDMSMPVMDGLSLTREIRRISKVPIIVLSVRNMEPLKVDALDAGADDYVTKPFTMPELLARVRAHLRRVSDAENEPEDALQEGDFSMDFRTRTVSVRQNSVHLTPKEFDLLHFFLKSPDRVLTHRSLAEAVWGTVNDGQTENLRVLVAQLRRKIEDKDLRYIVSEPWVGYALKVTGAKTSL; from the coding sequence ATGAGTCGCATCCTGATTGTCGACGATGAACCGCAGATCCTGCGCATGCTGCGTGCCTCCCTGACCGTGAATGGTTATGAGGTGGTCAGCGCGAAGAACGGGCTGGAAGGCTTCACAGCCTTTGAGCAATTGCAGCCCGATCTGATCATCACTGACATGAGTATGCCTGTCATGGATGGTCTTTCGCTGACGCGTGAGATACGCCGGATTTCGAAAGTGCCCATCATCGTGCTCAGCGTGCGAAACATGGAGCCGTTGAAAGTGGACGCGCTCGATGCGGGAGCAGATGACTATGTCACCAAACCGTTCACGATGCCGGAACTGCTCGCACGCGTTCGCGCTCACTTGCGCCGAGTCAGTGACGCGGAGAATGAACCTGAAGACGCCCTGCAGGAGGGCGACTTCTCCATGGACTTCCGTACACGAACAGTTTCTGTGCGGCAGAACTCCGTCCACCTGACGCCGAAAGAATTCGATCTGCTGCACTTCTTCCTTAAGTCTCCGGATCGTGTCCTGACACATCGCTCCCTCGCAGAAGCAGTTTGGGGAACCGTGAATGACGGTCAGACAGAGAATCTACGTGTGCTGGTGGCGCAGTTGCGTCGCAAGATCGAAGACAAGGACCTTCGCTATATCGTTAGCGAGCCATGGGTCGGCTATGCGCTCAAGGTGACCGGCGCGAAGACCTCCTTATGA
- the kdpF gene encoding K(+)-transporting ATPase subunit F has product MVLNLILLILAGALMAYLIYALLRPEKF; this is encoded by the coding sequence ATGGTCTTGAATCTAATCCTGCTCATACTAGCCGGCGCTCTTATGGCCTACCTGATCTACGCGTTGCTTCGCCCGGAGAAATTCTGA
- the kdpA gene encoding potassium-transporting ATPase subunit KdpA produces the protein MSLNGWLQIAVFIAAVLLLAKPMGSFMTSVFERRRTFLDPVLVPFERLLYRVTGVNADEEMNWMQYGVAMLMFSAASLTLTYLVQRLQHVLPLNTQHLPGIPADLAFNTAVSFTTNTNWQSYVPETSMSYLTQMLGLATHNFWSAAAGLALAIAFIRGIARREAKTLGNFWVDLTRGTFWVLLPLSVIFALVLVSQGVVQNLKSYDTVKLLEPQKMTSADGKTSIATTQTIAQGPVASQEAIKMLGTNGGGFFNANSAHPFENPTPLTNFLQMLAIFLIPAGLTVTLGQMVGSPKHGWAVLAAMTVLWFAGVFTVFWAEAKGNPQLANVDQQVSLQQSGGNMEGKEVRFGIANSALFATVTTDASCGAVNSMHDSFTPLGGLVPLTNILLGEIVFGGVGAGMYGMLVFVIVAVFIAGLMVGRTPEYLGKKIESYDVQMAMLYLLIFPLIILVLAAIGLRTPTGLAGLANHGPHGLSEVLYAYTSATGNNGSAFAGLSANTHWYNFSLGIAMFAGRFLMIVPMLAISGNLAAKKITPATAGTFPVTTPLFTVLLTGLIVIVGALTFFPVLSLGPVLEHLLLRAGHLF, from the coding sequence ATGTCTCTCAATGGATGGCTGCAGATTGCAGTGTTCATCGCGGCAGTACTGCTCCTGGCTAAGCCAATGGGCAGCTTCATGACGAGCGTCTTCGAGCGTCGTCGGACCTTCCTCGATCCGGTCCTTGTTCCCTTTGAACGTCTGCTCTATCGTGTCACCGGCGTGAACGCTGACGAGGAGATGAACTGGATGCAGTACGGCGTCGCGATGCTGATGTTCAGCGCAGCCAGCCTCACGCTGACCTACCTGGTCCAGAGATTGCAACACGTCCTGCCGCTGAACACACAACATCTTCCGGGCATCCCTGCGGACCTTGCCTTCAACACCGCCGTTTCTTTCACAACGAACACCAATTGGCAGTCCTACGTGCCTGAGACCAGTATGAGCTACCTCACGCAGATGCTTGGGCTGGCGACACATAACTTCTGGTCTGCCGCTGCGGGTCTTGCACTCGCGATTGCCTTTATTCGTGGCATTGCGCGTCGTGAGGCTAAGACGCTTGGCAATTTCTGGGTTGACCTGACGCGTGGCACCTTCTGGGTGCTATTGCCGCTCTCGGTGATCTTCGCCCTAGTGCTGGTGTCGCAAGGAGTTGTTCAGAACCTCAAGTCGTATGACACGGTGAAGCTGCTTGAGCCACAGAAGATGACAAGCGCGGACGGCAAAACATCGATCGCGACGACGCAGACGATTGCACAGGGCCCGGTCGCTTCGCAGGAAGCGATCAAAATGCTGGGCACCAATGGCGGTGGCTTCTTCAACGCAAACAGCGCTCATCCGTTCGAGAACCCGACGCCCCTTACAAACTTCCTGCAGATGCTTGCGATCTTCCTGATCCCCGCTGGACTTACGGTCACACTTGGGCAGATGGTGGGTTCACCGAAACATGGATGGGCCGTTCTCGCAGCCATGACGGTGCTGTGGTTTGCCGGTGTCTTCACGGTCTTTTGGGCTGAAGCGAAGGGGAATCCGCAACTGGCGAACGTCGATCAACAGGTTTCGCTGCAGCAGTCGGGCGGCAACATGGAAGGTAAGGAAGTTCGCTTCGGTATCGCGAACTCTGCTCTCTTTGCCACGGTCACCACGGATGCAAGCTGCGGGGCTGTGAACAGCATGCACGACAGTTTCACACCGCTGGGCGGTCTCGTTCCTTTGACGAACATCCTGCTGGGCGAAATAGTCTTCGGTGGTGTTGGCGCAGGCATGTACGGCATGCTCGTCTTCGTCATCGTTGCGGTCTTCATCGCTGGCTTGATGGTCGGTCGTACGCCGGAGTACCTGGGCAAGAAGATCGAGTCATATGACGTGCAGATGGCAATGCTGTACCTCCTGATCTTTCCGCTCATCATCCTGGTGCTCGCTGCCATCGGACTTCGAACGCCCACTGGCTTGGCAGGACTGGCGAATCACGGACCGCATGGATTGTCGGAAGTCCTGTATGCGTACACCTCTGCGACAGGTAACAACGGCTCTGCGTTCGCGGGCCTGAGCGCGAACACACATTGGTATAACTTCTCGCTCGGCATCGCCATGTTCGCAGGACGCTTCCTGATGATCGTCCCGATGCTCGCGATTTCGGGAAACCTTGCCGCGAAGAAGATTACGCCGGCCACAGCGGGCACCTTCCCCGTGACGACACCGCTGTTCACGGTGTTGCTGACCGGCCTGATCGTGATCGTTGGCGCGCTCACGTTCTTCCCGGTGCTGAGCCTTGGCCCCGTTCTGGAGCACCTCCTGCTTCGCGCGGGACACCTGTTCTAA